A region from the Arachis ipaensis cultivar K30076 chromosome B01, Araip1.1, whole genome shotgun sequence genome encodes:
- the LOC107643155 gene encoding uncharacterized protein LOC107643155 isoform X1 codes for MAEAVGQKKVIIPNKHGNKLVGILHDSGTPEIVILCHGLQASKDHAIMVNLAAALQNAGISAFRFDFTGNGYMNSLLSFLFVHLYTKLVKYTVLSLSLLHFDFFPYRESEGSFDFANYLGEIEDIHSVIQHFHKENRTVSAIIGHSKGANEVLLYASKYHDIKTVVNLSGRYAMNGGLEERFGKDFMEKISKEGFIELKSKSGTVDFRLTEESLKERLNINMHEQCQKIDKDCRVLTVHGSADEIIPVGDAFEFAKILPNHKLHIIEGANHVYTDNQAELASVVVNFIKENKSAAS; via the exons ATGGCAGAAGCTGTGGGGCAGAAGAAAGTGATAATTCCAAACAAGCATGGCAATAAATTAGTGGGGATATTGCATGATTCTGGAACCCCTGAGATTGTTATCCTATGCCATGGTCTTCAAGCTTCCAAG GATCATGCTATCATGGTGAACCTTGCTGCTGCACTACAGAATGCTGGAATCAGTGCTTTCCGATTTGATTTTACCGGAAACGGGTATATGAATTCTTTGCTCTCTTTTTTGTTTGTGCATCTTTACACCAAACTAGTAAAGTATACTGTTCTTTCACTTTCACTATTACATTTTGATTTTTTTCCTTATAGGGAAAGTGAAGGATCCTTTGATTTTGCTAACTATTTAGGGGAAATTGAAGATATACATTCTGTAATCCAACATTTTCACAAAGAAAACCGTACGGTTAGCGCGATTATTGGACACAGCAAAG GAGCTAATGAAGTGCTTCTTTATGCTTCGAAGTATCATGACATCAAAACAGTTGTCAACCTCTCAGGGCGATACGCTATGAATGGAGGCCTCGAAGAACGTTTTGGAAAAGACTTCATGGAAAAAATCAGTAAGGAAGGTTTTATCGAGTTGAAGTCGAAGTCAG GAACTGTTGATTTTCGTTTGACTGAGGAAAGTTTGAAGGAGCGGTTAAACATAAATATGCATGAACAGTGCCAGAAAATTGACAAAGACTGTAG GGTATTAACAGTTCATGGTTCTGCGGACGAAATAATCCCTGTTGGAGATGCATTTGAGTTTGCCAAGATCCTACCTAATCACAAGTTACATATCATAGAAGGTGCAAATCATGTATACACTGATAATCAAGCTGAGTTAGCCTCAGTTGTGGTGAACTTCATAAAGGAAAACAAGAGTGCTGCTAGTTAG
- the LOC107643155 gene encoding uncharacterized protein LOC107643155 isoform X3, producing the protein MAEAVGQKKVIIPNKHGNKLVGILHDSGTPEIVILCHGLQASKDHAIMVNLAAALQNAGISAFRFDFTGNGESEGSFDFANYLGEIEDIHSVIQHFHKENRTVSAIIGHSKGANEVLLYASKYHDIKTVVNLSGRYAMNGGLEERFGKDFMEKIRTVDFRLTEESLKERLNINMHEQCQKIDKDCRVLTVHGSADEIIPVGDAFEFAKILPNHKLHIIEGANHVYTDNQAELASVVVNFIKENKSAAS; encoded by the exons ATGGCAGAAGCTGTGGGGCAGAAGAAAGTGATAATTCCAAACAAGCATGGCAATAAATTAGTGGGGATATTGCATGATTCTGGAACCCCTGAGATTGTTATCCTATGCCATGGTCTTCAAGCTTCCAAG GATCATGCTATCATGGTGAACCTTGCTGCTGCACTACAGAATGCTGGAATCAGTGCTTTCCGATTTGATTTTACCGGAAACGG GGAAAGTGAAGGATCCTTTGATTTTGCTAACTATTTAGGGGAAATTGAAGATATACATTCTGTAATCCAACATTTTCACAAAGAAAACCGTACGGTTAGCGCGATTATTGGACACAGCAAAG GAGCTAATGAAGTGCTTCTTTATGCTTCGAAGTATCATGACATCAAAACAGTTGTCAACCTCTCAGGGCGATACGCTATGAATGGAGGCCTCGAAGAACGTTTTGGAAAAGACTTCATGGAAAAAATCA GAACTGTTGATTTTCGTTTGACTGAGGAAAGTTTGAAGGAGCGGTTAAACATAAATATGCATGAACAGTGCCAGAAAATTGACAAAGACTGTAG GGTATTAACAGTTCATGGTTCTGCGGACGAAATAATCCCTGTTGGAGATGCATTTGAGTTTGCCAAGATCCTACCTAATCACAAGTTACATATCATAGAAGGTGCAAATCATGTATACACTGATAATCAAGCTGAGTTAGCCTCAGTTGTGGTGAACTTCATAAAGGAAAACAAGAGTGCTGCTAGTTAG
- the LOC107643155 gene encoding uncharacterized protein LOC107643155 isoform X2: MAEAVGQKKVIIPNKHGNKLVGILHDSGTPEIVILCHGLQASKDHAIMVNLAAALQNAGISAFRFDFTGNGESEGSFDFANYLGEIEDIHSVIQHFHKENRTVSAIIGHSKGANEVLLYASKYHDIKTVVNLSGRYAMNGGLEERFGKDFMEKISKEGFIELKSKSGTVDFRLTEESLKERLNINMHEQCQKIDKDCRVLTVHGSADEIIPVGDAFEFAKILPNHKLHIIEGANHVYTDNQAELASVVVNFIKENKSAAS, translated from the exons ATGGCAGAAGCTGTGGGGCAGAAGAAAGTGATAATTCCAAACAAGCATGGCAATAAATTAGTGGGGATATTGCATGATTCTGGAACCCCTGAGATTGTTATCCTATGCCATGGTCTTCAAGCTTCCAAG GATCATGCTATCATGGTGAACCTTGCTGCTGCACTACAGAATGCTGGAATCAGTGCTTTCCGATTTGATTTTACCGGAAACGG GGAAAGTGAAGGATCCTTTGATTTTGCTAACTATTTAGGGGAAATTGAAGATATACATTCTGTAATCCAACATTTTCACAAAGAAAACCGTACGGTTAGCGCGATTATTGGACACAGCAAAG GAGCTAATGAAGTGCTTCTTTATGCTTCGAAGTATCATGACATCAAAACAGTTGTCAACCTCTCAGGGCGATACGCTATGAATGGAGGCCTCGAAGAACGTTTTGGAAAAGACTTCATGGAAAAAATCAGTAAGGAAGGTTTTATCGAGTTGAAGTCGAAGTCAG GAACTGTTGATTTTCGTTTGACTGAGGAAAGTTTGAAGGAGCGGTTAAACATAAATATGCATGAACAGTGCCAGAAAATTGACAAAGACTGTAG GGTATTAACAGTTCATGGTTCTGCGGACGAAATAATCCCTGTTGGAGATGCATTTGAGTTTGCCAAGATCCTACCTAATCACAAGTTACATATCATAGAAGGTGCAAATCATGTATACACTGATAATCAAGCTGAGTTAGCCTCAGTTGTGGTGAACTTCATAAAGGAAAACAAGAGTGCTGCTAGTTAG
- the LOC107643180 gene encoding uncharacterized protein LOC107643180, translated as MDTVVLNAQSLLFNSHSQLPLLTRRSRTIKPLNYTINMSLQQRIVVPNKHGEKLVGIFHDSGSKDVVVLCHGFRSTKEATSIVNLAAAFENARISSFRFDFSGNGESDGTFQYGHYWKEADDLHAVTQYFRGLNRVVAAIVGHSKGGGVVLLYASKYDDVKLVVNISGRYDLKAGVEERLGKDYMERIKKDGFIDVKNKSVNFNYRVTEESLMDRFGTNMHEACLNIDKDCRVLTVHGSSDTVIPVQDALEFAKIIPIHKLHIIEGADHPYTKHQDELTSVVVNFIKENLHQDGGADS; from the exons ATGGATACCGTTGTGCTAAATGCTCAGTCACTCCTCTTCAATTCCCATTCCCAGCTTCCATTACTCACACGAAGAAGTAGAACCATAAAACCCTTAAACTACACCATCAACATGTCGTTGCAGCAAAGAATCGTAGTACCTAACAAGCACGGTGAAAAGTTAGTGGGAATATTCCATGATTCTGGAAGCAAGGACGTTGTAGTCTTGTGTCATGGTTTTCGCTCCACTAAA GAAGCCACTTCCATTGTGAACCTTGCTGCTGCATTTGAAAATGCTAGAATCAGTTCCTTCCGCTTTGATTTTTCTGGAAACGG AGAAAGTGATGGTACATTTCAGTATGGTCACTATTGGAAGGAGGCTGATGATTTACATGCCGTGACTCAATACTTCCGCGGATTAAACCGTGTTGTTGCTGCAATTGTTGGGCACAGTAAAG GAGGTGGAGTGGTGCTTCTTTATGCTTCTAAATATGATGATGTTAAATTAGTTGTCAACATCTCTGGACGCTATGATCTGAAGGCAGGAGTTGAAGAAAGACTTGGAAAAGATTATATGGAAAGAATTAAGAAGGACGGTTTCATTGATGTGAAGAATAAGTCAG TAAATTTTAATTACCGTGTGACGGAGGAAAGTTTGATGGATCGCTTCGGTACAAATATGCATGAAGCATGCCTTAACATTGATAAAGATTGCAG GGTCCTTACAGTTCATGGTTCTTCAGACACTGTTATTCCTGTTCAAGATGCATTGGAGTTTGCCAAGATTATACCAATCCACAAGTTACATATCATAGAAGGTGCTGATCATCCATACACTAAGCATCAAGATGAGTTAACCTCAGTTGTCGTGAACTTCATAAAGGAAAACTTGCACCAAGATGGTGGTGCTGATAGCTAG